Within the Acidobacteriota bacterium genome, the region GGCAAAGCCTATCGCCACACCTGGGACGGTCAGCCCACTGAAACCGTCATCCAGGAAAAGTTTTATGGGGATGATGCCTTAATTGATCGGGCAATCATTACGCTGGCCGGAAATCGCGGGCTGCTGCTGGTGGGTGAACCCGGAACCGCGAAATCCATGCTGTCTGAACTCCTCGCGGCTGCCATTTCTGGAACATCAACCAACACCATCCAGGGCACGGCGGGAACCACCGAAGATCACATCAAATACACCTGGAACTTTGCCCAACTTCTGGCCGAAGGCCCAAGCCTCCGGGCCCTGGTTCCGTCCCCGCTCTACACCGGGTTGAAAGAAGGCCGACTTGTCCGCTTTGAAGAAATCACCCGCTGCCCGCCTGAAATCCAGGATTCAATGGTGAGCATTCTTTCCGACAAGGTGCTGCATATTCCTGAACTCGACGAAGAACACGCAGTACTTTTTGCCCGCAAAGGGTTTAACGTCATTGCCACCGCAAATTTACGCGACCGGGGCGTCAATGAAATGTCGAGCGCCCTCAAACGGCGATTCAACTTTGAAACCGTCCATCCGATTGCCAGCAAAGACCTGGAGTTGAAATTGGTTCTGGAGCAAACCCAGCTTTTGCTCGCCGAAGCCGAAGCCGACGTTCAGATTGAAACCGATGTCATTGACCTGCTGGTGACGACGTTTCACGATCTACGCCAGGGCCGCACCGCCGAAGGCACCGCCGTGGAACGTCCCTCAACCGTGATGTCCACCGCGGAAGCCGTCTCGGTTGGATTGTCTGCCGGACTTGATGCCTGCTATTTCGGAGACGGCCAGCTTGCCCCTGAACACATCGCCCGCAACCTGATTGGAACGGTTCTCAAAGACACCACGGAAGATGCCAAAAAACTCAAACATTACTTTGATGTGGTCGTCAAAGCCCGTGCCAAAAACAGTCCGCTGTGGGATCGGTATTTCCGAGCACACCGGTTTGGAATAAAGAATTGAGAATGATGAAAAAAGCCGCTCAAGTCCTCGAAGAGGGCGACAGAGTTAGAGCCTCGGGTGCAGCGAGTCTTCGAGCGTAACCCGTGGAACATCAAGAAATCAGGAAATGAGTAACCGACCGCCATGCAAGATCAAATTCGCCTCATTGCCAATTCACTCTGGACTGATCGGCTGGTGTTTTTTCCAATCCGGCATCATAGCCCGGCATGTGCATGGCATCTCCAAAAATTGATTTACCAGGAAAAACCAGCCGCGATTTTGATTGAAGGCCCGGAAGACATCACACCACTGATTTCGACCTTGCTTGATCCACGAACCAAACCGCCCGTTGCGATTTACACCACGTTTGTGGACCGGCGGCACTCGCCTGACGTTTCAGTTCCAGGCTTACCGGATGCGGGGCCGCCCCGGTTTGCTGGATTCTACCCATTTTGCGACTACACGCCGGAACTGGTGGCCTTGAAAGCTGGTCAACACGTCGGGGCCAAGCTCAGATTTATTGATTTGACCTTTCCTGAACAGATTCTGGCTGGAGCGAAACCGACTTCCCGTGCCCTGCTGGATGAAAGCGTTTTTCGACGAAGCATCTATCTGACCAGTCTGGCAAAACGCGCCGGGTGTCGTGACCACAACGAACTCTGGGACCACCTCTTTGAAGCGAACTTCCTTCAGCTTCCAGCCGATGTTTTTGTCAGAAATGTGGTCGGCTATTGCCTGATGGCACGCCAGGATTCATCCGCCGAGATGCTCCAGGCTGACGGCACGCTCACCCGTGAACAGGCCATGGCCGCCGCCATTGAGGAAGAACTGGTCCTCACGACCGGAAAAATTCTGGTCGTTACGGGTGGGTTTCACACGGTGGTGCTCCCCAAACTGATCCAGCAGCCGGTCAAACGTCCCAAAAAGCCAAAACTGGCAGACGGTGACGCCCAAACAGTGGTGATGCGGTACAGCTTTGAACAACTCGACGCCCTCAACGGCTATGCCGCCGGAATGCCTTCGCCCAACTATTACCAGCAGTTTTGGAAACACCTCAACCCGGAACCCGGAACCCGGAACCCGGAACCCGGTATTGCAGTGGCTGCCCGGTTCCTGGTCGAAATTGGACGCCTGACCCACGAACACAATCGCCTGACGCCGATCTCGTCGGTTGATGAAATCTCGGCACTGGCCCAGTCCCGGCAACTGGCCGGGTTTCGAGGACACACCAGCGGTCCAACCCGCGAAGACCTCCTCGACGGCATCCGGAGTTGCTTTGTGAAAGGCGCGATGGACACGGAAGGAAAACTCCTGCTTGAGACCGTGCAGAAACTTTTGACTGGGGATCAGATCGGTGACTTGCCGCCAACGGTTGGTGTTCCCCCGATTGTCGAAGACTTTCGCCGTGAAGCCGCCAGCTTACGGCTCAAGATTGGGGATTCCACGTCGAAATCAATCAGCCTGGATGTCTACCGGAAAAAAACGCATCGCCGGATAAGCCGGTTTTTCCATCGTTTGAAATTTCTTCAGGTGTTTTTTGCTCGATTGACAGCGGGACCGGATTTCGCCCGCGGGACAGGTTTGGAACGACTTCAGGAACAGTGGGACTACCAGTGGACACCGCTGGCTGAAACGAAACTGGTCGAACAATCGCTCTTTGGCACCACGGTTGAAGAAGCCGCGCTCAACCTGCTGGTACAAACCATCAGTAATCTTGAAGCCGAAGGAAACTCACGAAGTGCCATCCAGGCCGTCCGCTTGCTGGTTGTGGCCTGTCAAATGGGCCTGCACCAGTCGGTTTCGCGTCTGCTGGCGCTGATTTCCGAAAATATTCACCAGGATCCGGATTTTTCTTCGCTGGTTGAAGCGTTGGAACACTTGCTATTGCTCTGGCAATCGCGTGAACCACTCGAAGCACACCACCTGACGGTGTTGCCTGAGTTAAGTCAGGCCGCCTTTTACAAAGCCTGTTTTCTGATATCTGAACTGGCCGGTTGTCCTGCGGAAATGGCGCCAAACGTGGTGGACAGCCTGGCGTCACTGCGCGAACTGGTCAATTCCACGCCAGACCAGATTTTGGATGAAACCCTGTTTTATTCAGCGCTGGAACCGATTCCCTTGAAGCCAGAGGGGAACCCGCTCGTGTCTGGCGGCGTGGTTGGAATTCTCTTCAGCGCCGGAAAAATGAACGAGTCAGCCGTGTTGAGTTTCGTCAGAGGATTTCTGGAAAGGGCTTCAGCCTCAACCAGCGATCAGATTGGCTTTCTGCAAGGACTGCTGAAAACCTGCCGTGAAGCCGCCTGGAATCTTTCAGGGTTGCTCACACTGCTGGATGAATATCTGGCAGCCTGGAGCGAAGAAGATTTTTTAAGAATCCTGCCCGAACTCCGGCTGTCGTTTGCCGATTTGACGCCGCGCGAAACTGACCGGGTGGCCGAAATGGTGGCTCACCTGCACGGCCAACCCCAACTCAACCTGCCCGATACCCGAACTCTCTCTGAAGCAGCCCTCCGGTTTGGCTTACAACTCAATCAATTGATTCTGGAAAGCCTGCACAATGATGGATTGGGAGAATGATGGAGCTGAAGAATTGAGAATGAAAAATAAGAAAACCCACATCTTCAGCCCTCATTTCGTGTTCCATGTCTGTGTCCTTTTGTCCTTTTCGTCTTTTCTTGTCTTTACCAGGTATCCCCAAAGGTATAGATTTTCCGAATAAGAAACCACGGAATACACAGAAATACACAGAAAATAAAACCAAATTCTTCAATGGTTTCTGAGGTTCCAATAGGATAGCTGCCAGGAAAATATTTATCTGAAAGGCTATGGAAATGACACGTCCTCACAACGTCAGCCAGAGTTGGGTGGTGAACTGGGTTTTCGTGATGGCACTGGTACTGGGTCCTTTTTTGATCTTTGTGGCCAGGGGGCAAAATGTTGACCAGTTGGAACCTGGAAAACTGGTCGTGCGCGAATTGAAAGGCGGCGAAAAACACACCTATCCAATCTCGCTGAAAGCCAATGATTACCTGAAACTGGTGGTGAACCAGAAAGGGATTGATGTCGTGGTACGGCTCATTGGGCCGGATGGGAAGGTGGTTCAGGAAGTGAATAACCCCAATGGCACTCAGGGTGAAGAGCCATTTTTCTACATCACTGACCACATCGGCACCTATATACTTGAGATTGAATCGCTGAAAAAAACGGCCCAGGCCGGCATCTATGAACTGAAATCAGAGTCCATCAAACCTGCCACTGAACAGGACCGTGCGGAAGTCG harbors:
- a CDS encoding AAA family ATPase, whose protein sequence is MTKPLPHPAAIVRPPAEILYAQELNALAVNDKSPKPPGWKLSPRMVREFILGSDGKAYRHTWDGQPTETVIQEKFYGDDALIDRAIITLAGNRGLLLVGEPGTAKSMLSELLAAAISGTSTNTIQGTAGTTEDHIKYTWNFAQLLAEGPSLRALVPSPLYTGLKEGRLVRFEEITRCPPEIQDSMVSILSDKVLHIPELDEEHAVLFARKGFNVIATANLRDRGVNEMSSALKRRFNFETVHPIASKDLELKLVLEQTQLLLAEAEADVQIETDVIDLLVTTFHDLRQGRTAEGTAVERPSTVMSTAEAVSVGLSAGLDACYFGDGQLAPEHIARNLIGTVLKDTTEDAKKLKHYFDVVVKARAKNSPLWDRYFRAHRFGIKN